The region AAGCATTTACTGACAGGCTTGAACTGCAATGCGGTAGGCAGTGTTACGATTACCAGTGATCCGGGCGTTTACCTGGAAGGGTTGCTGTTGAGTTGGAGTTCTGAACGTCAGTTGATAAAGATAGAATCGTCGTGCTTGAATTGTCCGATTTACCACTGTAGACGACGAATTATCGGGATACTTGAGGTTGACTTCGGCGGTATATCGCTCGTTATTTTCAGGAATCATTAGACCCAGGTAGTTGGTAAAAGCGACTCCCGTTGGAACTACAAAATCGGTATTGGCATTTGAGTTGTTGGTAGCAACTACTTTTCGAATCTGGGTTTGTCTCGTAGTAACCTCCCGCAAATACTGACAGCCGCGACCAGGTTGGGGGAACTGTGCCTGTGCTGATTCAGGTGGTACCCCCAGAACCGTTGCTATGCTGAACCCACTGGCGATCGCGATGGCAAAGACTTTCATTATCAACTCCTCTACGCATGAAAACGATTGGTAGCAAACAAAACTTTATGAACGGGCAAAGCGTTACAGATTGCCTATCTGCTTCCGCCCTATTGGGTTAGATCTCAGAGCCAAAGTCTTCACGCAATTTGGCTTCCTGCTCGACAGTTAGGGTTAACATTGTTTTCTCCTAATGATGTTTACATGATCAAGTTTCAGGGACAGTCCACGAAATAATTTTGATGTCTGAACAATGAAACTAGACTCTCCAATTAGCCGAATGATCAACAGACTGCATTTATCAATTGCTATGATTCCAACCCAACAAGTGCGACACTTGTTTAGCTAAAGTAGCAGGATCAAATGGCTTGGTAACTGCCCCAGCAAATCCCATTTGATGAAGCTGTTTCAGAGTAAACCAGTTAGCTCTCGCGGTAATCAATATAATCGGAATGGATTGAATCATAGAATGCTGCTTCAGTTGCTCGATAAAGAGCAAAGCATCTGTTTCTGCAGCGGATGTATCCAGCAGAATAGCATCTGGACAGATTGACATACACAAATCAACTCCTTCTTGAATGGAGGTTGAAAGAATTACTCTCCATCCGCCCAACTCGCTTAAACAGATGTACAACACTTCTCGGATACTAGATTCATGCTCAATCACCAGAATTGATTTTGTAGACATAAATAATGCCCTTCTACCAATAGGAAGGGAGCAACCTTGGTTAAAAGGTTGGCTTGAGCAGTTGTTTGAGCCTCAATTCAATCTGAAGATGTTGAGCTAAGTCTTCTTGCAACTCTTCTAGCACCTGCCTGGCAACTGCTACCATAACTTGTGCTGCGACGTAATCATGCTCAGATAATTTTCCTAAAGCCTGATTCAAAACACTTGTTGCAATTTCGACGCGACTAATACTAGATGACTCATCACTAAACATGATGAAAAAAGCCAAGCATTATTGAGTGTGTACTACGTAAACAATCAAGTCACTGGATATAGTTGTGACACTTACCAATTGATTTGATAATTACTCAGTCAGATTAAACGAACAAAATAGGAAACTGATATGAATAGACCAGTTTACAAAATCCAATCTAAAAGTTCTGCAATCTGGCTCCAAATCGTGAGCGGGTCAAATGGTTTGACGATGACACCAGCGATATCCATTTTGGCAAAGCGATCGCGATCGCCCGGTAGAACTTTAGCCGTTAACACAACTATCGGAATCTTCCGAGTCTGAGGATTTGCCTGTAGTTCTTCACACAGTTGAAAGCCATCCATATCGGGCATAGAGATGTCTAGCAAAATCGCATCTATTGCTTCAGTTTGGGCAATTTGTAGTCCTTCCATACCAGAGGTAGCCGTGAAAGTTTGCCATCCACCAAACTCTTCCAGAGATACTCGCACAACATCACGAATATCTTCTTCATCGTCCACAATCAAGATCCGTTTAATCATAGGTTATTAGGAATAGATAATTGGTCATGGGAAGCAAGGAATGAGGATTAGGAGCTATGAGTTCAGTGATTAAGACTACTTTCCCCCTCTCCATTTTCCAATGGCACTGTAAAGTAAAATGTGCTTCCTTTCCCCAAAACGCTCTCTGCCCAAATCTGCCCACCATGTTGCTGCACGATGTTCTTACAAATAGCCAACCCCAGGCCAGTTCCAGCTTTTTTGCGAGCATCAGAAATATCTACCTGCTGAAATTTTTCAAAGATGATATTGAGTTTATCTGCTGGAATACCACGCCCCTGATCGGTAACGGAGAAGAGAACAGCAGGTACAGGATACCGAGGTGAGGAAGGTAGGGTAAGTGAGGAAAATTCTGCTGCGAGCCAAACAGTGCTGCCTGGTGCTGAGAACTTGATGGCGTTGCTCAGGAGGTTTGTCAAGGTTTGAACCAGTGCATCAGGGGATGCCCACATGGTCGCGGAAAGGGGAGTCACTGAGAAAATGATAGCTGCTTGTTCAGCGATCGCTTGAATCCCTTCTACTGCTTGTTGCATTAGATCAGCAACCTGGCACGGCTCCATCACGAGTCGCACTTTGCCAGACTCTAACCGTTCCAGGCTAAGAATGTCATCGACCAATCGCACTAAACGTTCACTGTTGTTCAAAGCAATTCGCAGCATGTGTTTGGCTTTTTCCGGTCTGTCTTTCAATATTTCAGTTTCTAAAATGCCGAGAGCACCCCGAATTGAGGTGAGTGGTGTCCGAAGTTCGTGGCTTACCACTGAGATAAACTCATCTTTCAGTTGTTCAACTTTGAGGCGATCGCGAATGTCTTGAATATGCCCCACAAGATAGAGGACTTGCCCATTTTGATCTCGAACTGGGGCTGTATTCATTAATACAGGAACCGTTACTCCTTGCTTAGTAACATATCGCTTTTTCATCTGAAACACATGAATTTTGCCGGAGAGCAGCTCTTCAAAACCTTTCAAATCTTCCTCAAGATCTGCTGGATGGGTAACCTTTTGGAAAGTCAGCGCTAATAATTCCGCTTCGGTATATCCCAACAGGTTGCAGTAGTGAGCATTCACCCTTAGAAACTGACCAGTTGGTAAAACCAGAGACATCCCAATGGGCGCATCATCAAACGCTCTCCGAAACCGCTCTTCACTGGCACGCAGGGCTTCTTCCATCTGGCGTTGCTCAGTAATATCACGCCCAACCGCCTGGAATTCAATAAATTTTCCCTGCTCATTAAAAATCGCCCGACTTTGCCATTGAGTCCAACGCACTTCTCCATGGGAATAAACTCGATTTTCAATCGTCACAGTTGGGTTATTCCAGCTCACAGAACGAATAAGTTGAGATACCTGCTCCCGGTCTGCTTCAAAAATCAGGGGTTCATAGCGGCTGCCAACAACTGTTTGCGGATCTAGCCCAAAATATCGACAATAGGCTGCGTTTGCAAAGGTAACAGTGTTGTCAGGCTGATAGCGACAAATGAATTCACTCTGATCTTCTACAATGGCACGGTACCGGGCTTCACTTGCTTGCAGAGCAATTTCAACCTGTTTGCGATCGCTGATATCCTCCACAGTTCCAACAATCCGCACAACCTTGCCATGTTCATCTTGGATGGGGAACGCTTGCGATCGCAACCAGCGGAGTTCTCCATCAGGACGAATGAAACGATATTCCTCATTAAATTGTTTGCCCCGTTGTTCTTGTTGTAACGCCTGGGCAATCCGATCGCGATCATCTGGATGAATATGTTTAAACCAATGAGTCATCCCCTTAACGTAGTCTTGGTCTGCTGGAGAGGGATCATCTGGAATGCCTGAAATATTGATACAGGCGGGGTTAAGGTAGGAATATTGAGAGGTCGCTGTTTCAAAAATAAAAAATCCTTCTCGAACTGCTTCGGCGAATTGACGGAATCGGTCATTGCTTTCTTGGAGAGCAGCGGCTGTTTGTTTTAACTCGGTGATATCCCGTCCAATAGTCTGGATTTCGATGATAGTTCCCTGGTCATCAAACAATGCCTGATTCACCCACTGCACCCAGCGCATTTTTCCATTGACAACAACCCGATTTTCTGAAGTCCTAATTGGATGGGTAAAACTCAAGGACTGCATCAATTGGGTAACGTTGTTCTGATCTTCTATATCCACAAAGGGCAGAAATGATTTGCCCAATAAATCCTCTCGTTGCTGACCAAAATAGCGGCAATAGGCATCATTGACGAACAGAATGGTGGTATCTGGCAGGGAGCGGCAAATCAGTTCGCTTTGAGATTCCACAATCGCCTGATAGCGAGCTTCACTTTGTTGCAGAGCAAGTTCTGTGGCTTTGCGATCGCTTACATCCCGAACAATTCCTAGCGCGTGGGTCTCTAGCCAATTTGCTGCTAGCCAGCCCAGGGCGATCGCCATGCTTGACATCAGCAGACACAAATACCCCAGATTCTCAACTGCCTTTTGCCCACTGCGATAAGACAAATAGCTAACCAGGATGGCGACTCCCACTGTTTGGGACACAAGGAGAACTACCAATACCCCACGCAGAGGTATATTTGCAATGAAATGACGAAGGGAACGGAGAAGAGCAATCCGCATGGAGGATGCTTAGTGATACAAAAATAAACAGCGCAAAGATAAACAACTTACATCGGCACATTCGTTAGTGGTTCAGCCAGTTCTTGTTTTAATGCTGCTAACAAGTGAGAAAACTGGTTGACCATGCCTGGTTCTCGATTTAAATGACTCGCCAATAGGTCTTCTATGGCTTCAGCAATCTTTGAAGCTTGACCATATCCGAAGGTGCCTAATCCACCAGATAGTTTGTGTGCTTCTTTGCGAGCGACATCCCGTTGATTGGTGCTAAGGTCACCCGCTTGCAGCGATCGCTCTACTGATTCCAACACAGCAATGCGTTGTTCCAGGGATAACCGAAATCGTTTTGCAATATTTTGAATGGTTGTGATGCCTTGCAGGGTGCGCCTATCCCAATCACTCTCTCGATCTGTTGCCAACGCATAACCAGCAACAACTTCCGCATCTGTGATCGTCTGGAAATTTGCCTCATCTGAGGGTTTTGGCTTTAATCGATAGCCTAGCCCATACACAGTTTCAATCAGATCAGTCTCCATTCCAGCAGTTTTCAACCGTTGCCGCAAGTCTTTGATTAAGTTTGTGACCGAGCCTTCAACAGGCGTATCATCCATTGCCCACAAATGATCAATAATGGCACTGCGGCTAAAAACACGCTTGGGGTGACGCAGGAATAATTCTAGTAAGCTGTATTCTTTAGGACGCAATGCGATCACCCGATGTTGATAAGTCACCCGCGCTGAAACCGGATCTAAACAAAGAGATCCCCAGGTTAATATAAAAGTGAATGCTCCTCTGCTACTGCGCCGCAGGAGCGCTCGCACTCTCGCCAGCAGTTGAGACGGATCGCTAGACTTAGGAAGGTAATCATCAGCACCCGCATCCAGTCCAGCCACAATGTCCTCGCTGGAATCTTTTACCGTCAACATCAAGATCGGCGTCTGACAATCTTGAGCACGGAGGCAACGACAAACTTCAATCCCATTCAGAGTGGGAAGCAAAACATCTAGAAGAATCAGATCATAGTTCCATTGCGTTGCCAGGGCAAGCCCCACAGAGCCATCGGCGATCGCATCAACAGCATATCGGTGACTAGAGAGCGTAGCTGAAAGGAACTCACTAGTAGGCTGATCATCTTCTATAAGAAGAATTTTCATCGTGAATCCCCCTTTATTAAAGCCGCCCGCTCCTAAAGCAAGCAGTCTATCAAAATGATTAGTTTATTGTATTTTCACAGAAATAATTAGCATAAAAAATTAAGGAATTTATAAAAGCCAAAGAACTAATATTCTTTGTTACGAAAATTCACCTAATCTAGCTTCTCTCATCCTGCTATAGCTCAACGAGATAGAGTAGCCTGACGATACATCACCTTTGCACCAGGAGGGTTTGGAGATGCCGTATCAATCTTTTTCTGTTGCCAGAGAACCAGACCCAACGGTTGAAAAACAAATACTTATAAAGAAATACTTATAAAGATAGTCTAGACGTCTTCATTCACTGGCTGTAGGCTAATTTCAGATGGAGATGGCGTGTTGTTTTGAAGCGCACTGTTATACAAGATCTGCATCACTCGCGAGCCAGGTTCGCTGAGTGCATCACGAGCAACGATCGCTACTCTACCAGTCACACTTGTGGTATATTCAGCCACAACATCCCCAAAGGAATTCCGTTGAATTGCAACAGTTTGACCTGGAGTAACCGCGTCATTTAAGTCAACCAATAACTCCAGATATCCGCCGCAGGTTGCACGAATTGTTTCCAGGGCATCTCCAATAAATGTTCCAGCTTCCTTCGCTGTGCGACCGATTGTTCCGCCGATCACATTGTAGTGCTTGAGCACATTCATGCTGCCTTCAACCGTCATAGCAATCTTGCGGGCATCAAAGATGCGAGGACTGCCAATTTCAACCGTCAGTGCTGGAATTTCAGTTTCCACGAGAGCGGTTTCCAGAGTGCCCCTGAGTCCGGGATCATTTTTGATTTGTTCAACTGGAAACAACTCCGCCATCTGCCGAATGTCTGATTTGCGCATATCGGCGAAGAGAAACATGGTGAAGTCACTCCCTGTGGAAACCGTGTGATAATCAATCGCAATATCCACATTATTCTTGAAGAGTCGATTCCAGAGAATGCCAGCATGACGAGTTGGTGCGTCATTTCCGGCTTCGTCACCCGGCCACACCCGGTTAAAGTCGAAATGTAAACCACCACTCTGAGCGCTCAACCAGTGGCTCTGCGTATACTCTACGGCGGGACGAGCAATGCCATACGCCGCCATGACGGTTCCTGCCATCTCCGCAGGGTCGAGGTTCGTCATAATTTGCTGGACGGCACGAATTGGGCTGACTTCATCCCCATGAACTCCTGTAATCAGAGCGATGCGTTTGCCTTCTCGCAGTCCTTTTGCAACCACGATGGGGACGTACCAGTGTTGTCCAGTGCCCATCTGCACACCCTGGATAAAAAAGCGATGCGTCTTGCCTGGTTCAAGATCAGCAACGTTTAACTGACTGATAACAGGCACACCCTGAATTTTGTCCTCTGTGTAGACTGTAGCTGCTTGAGCCAGAGTGCTCATTGTATCAGCATAAGCCGCGATCGCGCTGGCCTCAACTCCGGACTGACTCATCGATGACCTCCGCTTCTCATAGAGTGAAGCAAATCAGTGCATCCCAAATTTCAGGACACCTTGATCGTGTTCCTGCCTATTGATACCACTTACCATAGCCCTCTAACCATTTGAGACGTAAAGCGTAATACGCCCGTCCCCTCATCAGTTTTATAGAAGATTTGTAGCCCGTTGCTGTTTACCTCATATCGTTCAGATGCCTGGAGCGCCTTTAGAAACATAGACTCCTGATTCATGACTGACTCTTCACATGCCTTAAAAGTAGAAGCCAGAGGACCAATCCTTAATTGATTGCCTTTAGTTGTGTAACTACCATTGAAGCGATTGCATCCGCCTGAACCAGCAACACGCCCGCCTGAAAATTCGGTCGTTAAGGCTGTGGAAGGAAGCATTGGCGTGGGAAAACCGGGGGTGGTCATATTTGCCAGTCGCCAACTTCCAGTCAATGAGGAGGATTGAGCCATTTGCAAAAAAGATGGTTTGATTAAAAGAGGTTGGGCGATCGCAGGAGTGGTGACAATTCCAAACGAACCAACAACTCCAAACGAACCAACGACTAACACAACTCCCCAACCTGTCAATAATGGATTGCAAAAAGACTGATAACTCATCGTACTCTGCCGGATTAATGTGTCTTTACAATAGCAGTAGAGCAAGCTTTCTATGCAAGGATTAGCAACCTACCCTACTGCTACAACAGCCGCTAAAATTGCTCAAGTCCTAAAAACTGAGTCGAACTGTTGTTAATCACCGTTCTACAACTACTGGAAATGACTCGGGCATCGAATACTTCAATTCGACAGGTGCCTGTAGTGTTGTTGATGATCCGCAAGTTATCAGACGAGTTAAAACTCCGAACTCGACCATCTAACGTAAAACCATTGGCGTTGGATGTATTCGTACGACGAGTTACTGCACCCCGATATTGCACTCGTGCGCGTGTACCTGGCGGTTCTGCCAGTTCAAAGCCAAAACTGTCACGGTCAATTGTCAGCACTACATTGGCATTTCGTCCTTTGGTAAAGGTAGAACCCTGAGCCACACCTCTGCCCTGGAAGGAACCCTGAGTGGAACGGGTTGTGGCAGGCGTTACCTGCTCAATTTGAGCCGTCTGTTTTGCATTTTGAGCTGTCGCATCCGGGAACAACGAGCTACCTAGGGCGATTGCAAATGTCGTAAATCCTATTAAAAATCGAACTTGCTTAACCATGACATCCTCACTAGAAGTTCTGAAACAACTGGTTTCACATTCTTGATTGACTAAACTAAAATGTACAACGCTATTCGCTTAATATCGCAAAGTTAATGCAATATGTTGCTGTTCAGCTAATGAATCATCATTCACAATGACAACATCACCGCCCTTTGCGAGTACTGCTTCAATAATTTCATCCACAGCATCATCCATCACTTCAACCCCACCTGGCTGATCGACTGATTCCAGCCTGCCATCGTCTGTGACAATTGCAGGTATATGATAATTTTTTTCAACCAGCAGTAGCTTCCCCCGACCATCCTGAGCTAATCGCCAGACTTCTTCAATCGTAAATACTACTTTTTGAGTACTGATTGCGTTATCAAGTTCTTGCAGCGCATTGGAGCGCTGTGCCTCTCGAACCGTCTGCATTAGTTCCCACACTTGGGGAGTAAGTTCAGGGATAGTGATCCGGTCAAAATTGCCAGTTAAGGTACCTGCGATCGCTGATCGATATTCGGAAACCTCCCGAAAGAAGGAGATCTGTCGATCAACACCTCCCACAATTAACGGCAAAACCTCATCCTTAGCATAGGTAGAAAATGCACTGTCCACTTGCTGAAAAAATCTGCGATGGCGATCGTCAAGATAACTGGAATCAGCATGATAAGGTAAAGGAGCAGTAGCTCCAGGTCCAGTCATTTGGATGGGAAAGGTTTGATCTTGAACTTCTTCAAGAGTTTCACCCGTCCCAGCAAATAAACGAGTAGATGCTTGACTCAATAGCAGCACCCAATAACGGA is a window of Leptolyngbyaceae cyanobacterium JSC-12 DNA encoding:
- a CDS encoding hypothetical protein (IMG reference gene:2510098387), which produces MKVFAIAIASGFSIATVLGVPPESAQAQFPQPGRGCQYLREVTTRQTQIRKVVATNNSNANTDFVVPTGVAFTNYLGLMIPENNERYTAEVNLKYPDNSSSTVVNRTIQARRFYLYQLTFRTPTQQQPFQVNARITGNRNTAYRIAVQACQ
- a CDS encoding response regulator with CheY-like receiver, AAA-type ATPase, and DNA-binding domains (IMG reference gene:2510098388~PFAM: Response regulator receiver domain); this encodes MSTKSILVIEHESSIREVLYICLSELGGWRVILSTSIQEGVDLCMSICPDAILLDTSAAETDALLFIEQLKQHSMIQSIPIILITARANWFTLKQLHQMGFAGAVTKPFDPATLAKQVSHLLGWNHSN
- a CDS encoding hypothetical protein (IMG reference gene:2510098389), which encodes MFSDESSSISRVEIATSVLNQALGKLSEHDYVAAQVMVAVARQVLEELQEDLAQHLQIELRLKQLLKPTF
- a CDS encoding response regulator with CheY-like receiver domain and winged-helix DNA-binding domain (IMG reference gene:2510098390~PFAM: Response regulator receiver domain), yielding MIKRILIVDDEEDIRDVVRVSLEEFGGWQTFTATSGMEGLQIAQTEAIDAILLDISMPDMDGFQLCEELQANPQTRKIPIVVLTAKVLPGDRDRFAKMDIAGVIVKPFDPLTIWSQIAELLDWIL
- a CDS encoding PAS domain S-box (IMG reference gene:2510098391~PFAM: Histidine kinase-, DNA gyrase B-, and HSP90-like ATPase; His Kinase A (phosphoacceptor) domain; PAS fold~TIGRFAM: PAS domain S-box), which produces MRIALLRSLRHFIANIPLRGVLVVLLVSQTVGVAILVSYLSYRSGQKAVENLGYLCLLMSSMAIALGWLAANWLETHALGIVRDVSDRKATELALQQSEARYQAIVESQSELICRSLPDTTILFVNDAYCRYFGQQREDLLGKSFLPFVDIEDQNNVTQLMQSLSFTHPIRTSENRVVVNGKMRWVQWVNQALFDDQGTIIEIQTIGRDITELKQTAAALQESNDRFRQFAEAVREGFFIFETATSQYSYLNPACINISGIPDDPSPADQDYVKGMTHWFKHIHPDDRDRIAQALQQEQRGKQFNEEYRFIRPDGELRWLRSQAFPIQDEHGKVVRIVGTVEDISDRKQVEIALQASEARYRAIVEDQSEFICRYQPDNTVTFANAAYCRYFGLDPQTVVGSRYEPLIFEADREQVSQLIRSVSWNNPTVTIENRVYSHGEVRWTQWQSRAIFNEQGKFIEFQAVGRDITEQRQMEEALRASEERFRRAFDDAPIGMSLVLPTGQFLRVNAHYCNLLGYTEAELLALTFQKVTHPADLEEDLKGFEELLSGKIHVFQMKKRYVTKQGVTVPVLMNTAPVRDQNGQVLYLVGHIQDIRDRLKVEQLKDEFISVVSHELRTPLTSIRGALGILETEILKDRPEKAKHMLRIALNNSERLVRLVDDILSLERLESGKVRLVMEPCQVADLMQQAVEGIQAIAEQAAIIFSVTPLSATMWASPDALVQTLTNLLSNAIKFSAPGSTVWLAAEFSSLTLPSSPRYPVPAVLFSVTDQGRGIPADKLNIIFEKFQQVDISDARKKAGTGLGLAICKNIVQQHGGQIWAESVLGKGSTFYFTVPLENGEGESSLNH
- a CDS encoding response regulator with CheY-like receiver domain and winged-helix DNA-binding domain (IMG reference gene:2510098392~PFAM: Response regulator receiver domain; Transcriptional regulatory protein, C terminal; Hpt domain), which gives rise to MKILLIEDDQPTSEFLSATLSSHRYAVDAIADGSVGLALATQWNYDLILLDVLLPTLNGIEVCRCLRAQDCQTPILMLTVKDSSEDIVAGLDAGADDYLPKSSDPSQLLARVRALLRRSSRGAFTFILTWGSLCLDPVSARVTYQHRVIALRPKEYSLLELFLRHPKRVFSRSAIIDHLWAMDDTPVEGSVTNLIKDLRQRLKTAGMETDLIETVYGLGYRLKPKPSDEANFQTITDAEVVAGYALATDRESDWDRRTLQGITTIQNIAKRFRLSLEQRIAVLESVERSLQAGDLSTNQRDVARKEAHKLSGGLGTFGYGQASKIAEAIEDLLASHLNREPGMVNQFSHLLAALKQELAEPLTNVPM
- a CDS encoding putative deacylase (IMG reference gene:2510098393~PFAM: Succinylglutamate desuccinylase / Aspartoacylase family), with translation MSQSGVEASAIAAYADTMSTLAQAATVYTEDKIQGVPVISQLNVADLEPGKTHRFFIQGVQMGTGQHWYVPIVVAKGLREGKRIALITGVHGDEVSPIRAVQQIMTNLDPAEMAGTVMAAYGIARPAVEYTQSHWLSAQSGGLHFDFNRVWPGDEAGNDAPTRHAGILWNRLFKNNVDIAIDYHTVSTGSDFTMFLFADMRKSDIRQMAELFPVEQIKNDPGLRGTLETALVETEIPALTVEIGSPRIFDARKIAMTVEGSMNVLKHYNVIGGTIGRTAKEAGTFIGDALETIRATCGGYLELLVDLNDAVTPGQTVAIQRNSFGDVVAEYTTSVTGRVAIVARDALSEPGSRVMQILYNSALQNNTPSPSEISLQPVNEDV
- a CDS encoding heat shock protein (IMG reference gene:2510098394~PFAM: META domain) produces the protein MSYQSFCNPLLTGWGVVLVVGSFGVVGSFGIVTTPAIAQPLLIKPSFLQMAQSSSLTGSWRLANMTTPGFPTPMLPSTALTTEFSGGRVAGSGGCNRFNGSYTTKGNQLRIGPLASTFKACEESVMNQESMFLKALQASERYEVNSNGLQIFYKTDEGTGVLRFTSQMVRGLW
- a CDS encoding hypothetical protein (IMG reference gene:2510098395); amino-acid sequence: MVKQVRFLIGFTTFAIALGSSLFPDATAQNAKQTAQIEQVTPATTRSTQGSFQGRGVAQGSTFTKGRNANVVLTIDRDSFGFELAEPPGTRARVQYRGAVTRRTNTSNANGFTLDGRVRSFNSSDNLRIINNTTGTCRIEVFDARVISSSCRTVINNSSTQFLGLEQF
- a CDS encoding hypothetical protein (IMG reference gene:2510098396); translated protein: MITRQDLSQLQSLVKVPALSILLPTHRTSPDNKQDPIRVKNLVDEATARLSQEFSQRELEPLLQRLNALVSEINYPYTLDGLALYVSHDFAKLYYLPFSVPARVIIDQTFATRDLVYGMHRSLRYWVLLLSQASTRLFAGTGETLEEVQDQTFPIQMTGPGATAPLPYHADSSYLDDRHRRFFQQVDSAFSTYAKDEVLPLIVGGVDRQISFFREVSEYRSAIAGTLTGNFDRITIPELTPQVWELMQTVREAQRSNALQELDNAISTQKVVFTIEEVWRLAQDGRGKLLLVEKNYHIPAIVTDDGRLESVDQPGGVEVMDDAVDEIIEAVLAKGGDVVIVNDDSLAEQQHIALTLRY